The sequence below is a genomic window from Polyangiaceae bacterium.
GAGGGGGACACCGGTCTCGTCCCCCGAGAGCGGGCTGAGATCGAGACTTGGAGGCAGCGCGTTTGGATTGAAGCGCTGGATACCGCCAATCACCACGTCGACGATGATCTGGTTGATCCGTCCCGCCACGCGGCGAGCTTAGCGGATCAGTGCGTCTGCTAGCGGCCTTGAATCACTCGCCGCGCGAGGCTCGGTGCGACTCGGTTCATGGCTAGGAGTAGCTTCGCCTTACCGATCACGATGCGATCGCGCTGGGCACGCAGGCCTCGGACGATTGCTGAGGCCGCTTGCTCTGCGGAGATCGCACCGTCTTGTCTGCCTAGCGTCATTTCTGTAGCAACAACGGGTGGGATCACCTCCACCACGCGGACTCCCTGGGTGGCGAGGCGCGGGCGAATGGCCTGACTCCACGCGCTGAGCGCGGCCTTCGAAGCGCTGTAGACCGGAGCACGCGGGCTAGGAACGACGCCCAACGCCGAGGTGACGTTGACTAGGCAGCCGTCTCCGGAAGCTACCAACAGGGGCAGAAGCCTGTCCGTGAGCGCGATCGGCGCGCTCAAGTTGAGCGCGAGCTCTTGCGTCGCGCGCTCCAGGTCGAGTCCGTTGCACACATCGTGATCGTGTTGAACCCCCGCGTTGTGGATCAAGACGTCGAGGCCAGCGAGCTCGCCACGCACCACACTAGCGAGACGTTCGCGGTCCCGCTCAAGGGTGATGTCGCAAGCCACACCTCGTACGCCTAGCTCCCGCTGAGTTGCCTCGACCGCGTCGCGACTGCGGCCGCAGACCAAGACTTCCGCCCCTTCGTGCACCAGCACCTCCGCGAGCGCGCGCCCAATCCCACGAGTGCCGCCTGTGATCAGGACCTTGCGCAGAGACAAGGTCGATTCACGCCCATGCCGCTCAGAACGCCCATGCCGCTCAGAAAGCATAGCCCACCCCCAGCGCGAACAGGTGATAGGCGTTCGTGATGTTGCTCTGGAAGTTCTCTTCCGCCCGCGCCTTCATCGCAGCGCGTGCTTCGTCCGTCATGGGACCGTCGGTGATCTCCACCTTGGGCTTTGGGATGCCGAACAACCAGCCCGTCCACTCGACGTTCAGCGTCAGACCTCCCGGAAACGTATAGTCGTAGCCCAAGCCAATGGCCGGACGAAAGCCGGATTCGCGAGTCTGTACAACGCGCGTGCCGTCTTCGAACAGCGTCTCTTCGCGGTCCTCGTCGTTGAACACCATGCCAAAGGACAGAAACGGAGAGTAGCGATGGGGGCGCAGACGGGTGTGCAGCATGAAGCGCTGCCCCACGCTCTCTTCGGATTTGAGCA
It includes:
- a CDS encoding SDR family NAD(P)-dependent oxidoreductase; the encoded protein is MSLRKVLITGGTRGIGRALAEVLVHEGAEVLVCGRSRDAVEATQRELGVRGVACDITLERDRERLASVVRGELAGLDVLIHNAGVQHDHDVCNGLDLERATQELALNLSAPIALTDRLLPLLVASGDGCLVNVTSALGVVPSPRAPVYSASKAALSAWSQAIRPRLATQGVRVVEVIPPVVATEMTLGRQDGAISAEQAASAIVRGLRAQRDRIVIGKAKLLLAMNRVAPSLARRVIQGR
- a CDS encoding outer membrane beta-barrel protein: MKKRLIALLMGLFSSNAAYAAPTDDALNGAVYAGVNLGELPWGGSFKPGVSLGYYVNELVYVGVVYQVPDTIRRDESSFNASGLGKDGLLKSEESVGQRFMLHTRLRPHRYSPFLSFGMVFNDEDREETLFEDGTRVVQTRESGFRPAIGLGYDYTFPGGLTLNVEWTGWLFGIPKPKVEITDGPMTDEARAAMKARAEENFQSNITNAYHLFALGVGYAF